The Salvia miltiorrhiza cultivar Shanhuang (shh) chromosome 2, IMPLAD_Smil_shh, whole genome shotgun sequence DNA window AAGAGTTTCATGTGAATGGCAAATTGGTCAGAGGATGCGACCCATCCTTTGTGGTTTTGATTCCGAAAAAAACTGCGGCAGCTGATTTAAGAGACTTTAGACCCATTTCACTAATTAGTTGCCTGTACAAGGTGATTGCCAAAGTACTAGCTGCCAGAATGAAGCAAGTCTTGAAAGACATAATTTCGGAACATCAAAGTGCATTCGTGGAAAGGCGGTACATACTTGATGGTGTGGTTATGCTGAATGAGCTGATTGATTTCGCTAAGAAAAAGAGGAAAGGGCTCCTACTGTTCAAAGCTGATTTTGCCAAAGCTTACGATACGATAGAGTGGGAATTTCTGGATAATATGCTCGAGATGATGAATTTTAGTCCCAGATGGAGAAGATGGATCTCTTGTTGTCTTGGTTCGGCGACTACTAATGTACTTGTTAATGGGAGTCCTTCCGGGGAATTCCAACTTGAACGTGGGATTCGTCAGGGCGATCCACTTTCACCTTTTCTGTTTCTGATAGTGGCGGAGGGTTTGAACATACTCACGGAAAGAGCAGTCCAGAGGGGACTTTTGGACCCTTTCAAAGTTGGTAATGAAGGGTTTAACATGTCACATCTACAATATGCAGATGACACCGTGTTCTTTGTATCGAAGAAGATCGAAAATGCTAGAGCAATCAGGAGTATTCTCAAGATTTTTGAAGTACTTTCAGGCTTGACTGTCAACTTCGAGAAAAGCTGCATTTCCGAGGTCAACATCAACGAAGATGCAAAATCAGCGATGGCAACTCAACTTAACTGTAGTGTCGGCTCTTTTCCGCTTAGTTACCTTGGAGTTAAGATCGGAGGCCATCTCTCAAGAGCGACGGATTGGTCTTATGTGGTGGAGAAAGTGAAAAGAAAGATCATCGGACGGAAAGATAGAAAGATTTCTTTCGCTGGAAGAGTTACTCTCCTGCGGTCAGTGCTCTTAGCTATCCCTATTTTTCATCTTTCGTTCTCAAAATTCCCGAAAAAAGTGCTAGCTGAAATCAGATCTTTAATGTGCAAGTTCCTATGGGGGGAGGGGAGGTGAAGAAAATTTGTTGGGTCAAGTGGGAGGACCTATGTCGAGATCACGGGGACGGGGGTCTCGGGTTAAAAGATCTGGAATGGTTCAACTCGGCTCTCTTGGCAAAATGGTTATGGTGATATTTGACGGAAAAATGAGGCGTTGTGGGCGCAGGTGGTTAAGCTTTGCCAGGGGAAAATCACGTGGGATGACGGGGGTTTTAGATTGAAGGGGAGTAGTGCCTCGAGAACAAGCTAGTGGAGAAATGTTTTGCGCCTGAGTTGGGGTCCGAGTGGAAAGTGGATCAGGGATAATTTAGAAATTCAAGTGGGAGATGGAgctatttttctcttttggCATCATTTGTGGGTTGGTGAGGCCATATTATCAGAGCTCTTCCCAAGACTTTACCGCCTTAACAGTAATCAAAATGGGTCGATTTCGAGCATGGGGGAGTGGAGGGAGGGAGAGCGGGTGTGGAGTTTATAATGGAACAGGGAACTTCTGGATAGGGAGAAAGTGCATGAGCAGCAGATACATAACCTTATCAGCTAAGTCCGAATTACAGAAACAAAACCAGATAAATGGAAATGGAAAGCCTCAAAAGACGAATCCTTCTCGGTTAAGTCGGCATACAAGTCCATCAGTACAGACGGCAGACACGATCTCAATAGGGGAAATGTGAGTGAATTATCTATAATCTAGAAAGCCCCGGCTCCACCCAAAGTGATTACAACATCGTGGAAAGTTCTCAAAGGCAAAATGGATACATGTGATAATCTCTTGAAACGAAAGGTGTTTATCCAACAACAGGAGGCTCTGTGTGTTTTCTATAAGTCGACGCTTGAGACTGTAGATCACATTTTCTTTGGCTGTCAAAAGACCTCAGAATTGTGGAATGCGACGCTTTCTTGGCTTGGCAAACAAACGGCGATGCATTGCAAGGTGATTGACCATTTTAATGCTTTTATTAATCTtagaaacaagaaagaaaaacgGTTTTTAATTGGTGTTTGGTCGGGACTGATTTGGTGCATTTGGAAGTTGAGAAACGAATGCAAATTTCAGCAAGGTGTTTGGAATATTAAAAGAACTGAAGCGGAGTTAAAATCGAGATTATGGAGCTGGATGACGATACACAATGTGCAGAAATCAACCGAGGACTTCAAGAGATGGTTCGAAGCCGCCTTTTGAGGGATTCCGGTTGGTTCTGTGAAGTGCTCGGCCGGTGGTGCTTTTTTTGCTGTTTTTATCTTGTTTTtgctatttttctctttcttgttTAACAACTCTCTCTGTTTTCCCCTTTTTGGTACCGCTGGTACCGGTTCTATGCATTCTTCATCCTTTTTTctgctaaaaaaaaaattagtaattaTCTAAAAGCAAGGAATACAATCAAAAACACTAGAAAAACATGATATTAAACGCTATAACAACTTATATTAAAAAACAACGCTATAAGACTACCCACAATTGTGACACTTATCCAATCCAATCTTACTctactttttaataaaatattcatttctctctcatccacctacacaacccacaacctaatactccatccgtccgccaagattatgtcaaattgcttgggcataagatttaataaaattggtgatgattttgatgtagtggagaaagggtcccaccactttatgagatgtgtagttgagattgaatttgaggtggttttttgtaaataaatagtgttagtaaggataaaatattaaagaggatggtgggaccattgccttaaaaggaaagtgacataatcttgacggacgcccaatatagtaattgtgacataatcttggcggacggagggagtataatttttactCCTAATGGTGACACCAACTCAAcctacatattttttattttcactttatttttaaattatctaatatctaaaataaaatataaattaatattaaataattatttattatatttaataaaataaaataaatattttatttaaaaaaaattgtaatcatattataattaaacattaTCATATATTCTAATAGATATTTAACTCAATCACAAATGAATATTACAAGAATTaaacacataattaaaattaaatatatcaaaGTACAATACGTGAAACTTAAAAATACAACTAGAAAGTACAAATTACATTTTTAATTGTTAGTGCCAAATTTTTCTCATATGTGCTTAATCAAATCATCTTGAAGAGTCCTATGAGCTTCTCTATTGCGAAGTTGATCTCTATTAGTCATATAAGTAGACAAGCTTGCAATACGTTCAGTAGAATAGCGGAAATGTTCGTCATTTTCTGTTTGTACTCTTGTAGGTATATCCATAAAAAATTCTATTGGATCATAATAATTTTGGTAGGTATCTCGTTCATCCTCGACTATCATATTATGCATGATGATACAAGTCATCATAATTTTTTCCATCAAAACTTTGTCTCAAACAAGACATGGGCGTCGTAAAAATACAAATCGAGCTTGTAGAACTCCAAATGCTCGCTCAACATCTTTTCGAACAGACTCTTGGTGTTGAGCGAACAACTTGTGTTTGCGGATCTGTGGGGAAGTAATTGACTTGACAAATACAGCCCATAAAGGGTATATACCATCACTTAAATAATATGCCGTATCATAATGACGACCATTCACTACGTAATTAACCTTTGGTGCTCGACCTTCTAAGACATCATTAAAAACAGGAGATCGATGGAGTACATTAATATCACTGCACGAACCTGGTGTTCCAAAGAACGCATGCTATATCCACAAGTCGTATGAAGCAACAACTTCCAAAATGATTGTTGGATTTCCACTTCTCCCAGTATATTGGTCGGCCCATGCATTAGGACATTTTTTCCActcccaatgcatgcaatcaataCTGCCAATCATGCCTGGGAAACCACGTTGTTCTCCAACATAGAGCAGCCTTGCTAAATCTTGTTCATTAGGCCTTTTGAGATACGTACCACCGAAGCAAGAAATAACACCTTCCACAAAATGGACTAAAGCATCTCTTGTCGAAGATGAACTCATTCGTAGATACTCATCGACAACATCAGAAGATGTCCCATACGCCAACACCCACATGGCTCCAGTACATTTCTGCAATGATGAAAGACCTACTCTGCTGGTGGCATCTCGTCTCTGTTGAAAAAACTCATCATTAGCAGTAGCAGCTTCCACTATTTGAATAGCGATTTCTGCATGCGAAATCTCCGTCAAAAGATTTATGGAGTATACGTTGGGCTGTCACTGAAGTAGTCGTTGATCAAACGCTTTGCACCAAACTCGCGTTTCCTATCACAATATCTCCTGTTGGCTGTTGGAATTTGATGTCCTACAATCAGATTATGATTGTTTAGGATCATATTTTGGATGATGTTATCAAATTGACGATTTTGTTAATAAACGCGTTCTTCCCATTCATCAAGTTCATTGGAATGGGAAACATTAGAACTTGAGTCTGAATCAACTGAAGAGTTTTCATTGACAGACATATTTGTATGAGAAATGGGAAAATAATAGGGTAAATGTGTACTTGAGCAAAGAGTGAGATGTGTTTGTGTTTTATTGAGATGTGTTTCATCTGTCATTTATAGAATACATATTGAAAAGTGGGATATAAAATGCGATATTATATAAAGggaaagaagaaaaaacctaagaaacccttgaaagcaacATATTGAAAAGTGGGATAAGATAGCTAGATTTGAATTGATACGGTTGTATGTGAATTGAAAAAAATGACAAGTGCATGTGAATTGGAAATAATGTTGTGTCAGAATGACAAATGCAtgtaaattgaaaaaaaaatgacaagtGCTTGTGAATTGGAAATAATGTTGTGTCAGAATGACAAATGCATGTAAATTGGAAAAAATGACAAGTGCATGTGAATTGGGAAAAATGACAAGTGCATGTGAATGCACCAAATGCTTTGTCAGAATTGGCTAAATTCTTTGGGAAGCTAAACGGATCCAATGCTATTCAATTTTAGATTGAAATACACTTTTcattaattaaacataaaacAAGTACATAACACAATTTGCCAAAACTAAAATCACACAAATAGAAAGCACACAAATAAAAAGTACataaactaaaattacataGAAAGTACATGATTAAAATACATTCACTCTCCAAACACAATTTTCGTTAGTTGACGTTTCATCTCTTTGTCTTCTGAAGATAAGTGCTCTTTCACCAACAATTGAAGCAAcattttttctttcatgttCATTGTGTTTCTTTGCAACTTCTCGCGCTCTAGTTCGATTCGAGTCTTTATTAACTCAGCTTCGGCATCTCTAGTGAGTCTTATTGCACGAAGTTCTGCAGCAACAACATATTCATGAGTAGATTCAGATTGTGAGACCTTaccttttcctttcctttttgcCTTATCTCTTCCAATGGGACGAGTCGCAGTTGACTGTTTAGATGTTGGAGTTTCTGGATTAGAAGGGATTGAAAATCCCCCATCTTCCGAAGTCTTTGATCTTTTCGAACTGGCACCACTTTCCTGATTATCAACATCTTCACTTTGACGACGAAAAACATAGGTGGTATCATGAACATTCTACTTGGGATGTTTACTCATAACTTCATTAAATACAACCAAGTCTAGAAACTTATTTCAACATGCTTCGTAAATGGAATGAGCTTCTTTCTCAACATCGTCGTCGCTCATTCCACTCCTTCTTCGAGCATTTGCTTCCTTGCAAGCAGCAACCCATTTGTTTTCATTTTCGTTAAGACGTTTCCAGCGGCCTTTCATCAATTCAATGTTTCGTTCGTTGAGCTCATTTAGATTTTCTGCTTGAGTATTGTGATACAATTTATGAACATGTGCCCAAAGCGATTCCCCTCTTTGATTTTTTCCTCGAACGTTATCTTCGCTAGCATAGGTCCAAGATGACATAAGGGCAACATCTTCCTTCACACACCAAGCTACATTTTTTGCCCCTTTCTGATTTTTGTTTGGGCGTTGAACACACATAAACAAATTACGAGAGACATTTTCTGATGTGGAAATTCTTTGAGAGGTAGAAATTTGACATAAATTTGGAGAAAATTGAGATTCACAAAATTGAGAATTTGGTTGATTTtcgaaatttggaaaaaaatgaGGAGTCGGATAAGATGAAAATTTTGCAGAATCTTGAGCGTTAGGATAATCTTgggagttttgatgattttgagaaTTTGGTTAATAATAATTGGGATAATTTGGATCCATAATGGAAACAAATCTGTGAGGAAAAATTCTACAAAATGTGaaatgaagaaagagagagtttttgttcgggtgtgaaaatatagtgaaattaggctctatttatagagctaaaaataagaaaaattttaatataattttaatatattttttataaagaaaaacattataaaattttgtttatccaaatatttaatcCACCAGTTATAATTTGACATGCGGCATGGAAAGAGAAAAAGTGGAGATGTGTGACTTGGGGCGGCAGATCCCCCGGGTTGAGCATTTTCCTTGACTtcgcaatttttttttccaattttttttatcttatgcGCATGACTCTCCCCAAATGTCACAGTTAGGGGTAGCCTAACAACTTGGGGGGAGAGGGGGTTGTCGAAGAAATGCTTTcgtaaaaaaaaacaatttgttGGTTTTAAGATCTTCTTTTATTGATACGTTTTAACAGTTGAATCTATTTTATGAAAAAGGCCAAAGTTTGGAATTTAATAGTTTTTGTTATAGAATTTggaatttaatactccctccgtccccgaaataagttcatctttttttttgggacgtcccccaaataagttcctctttctttctttccatttttggacaactaccccaccactaataatactttatttattcttacttttcattttttcaccactctcaatactaattacgtataacactttttcaccttttcatcactctcaatactaattataatatatttttctccactatcaatacactttaccactttttcttaaaactcgtgccgtccccaaagagaaacttattttggggacggagggagtactagttaGTAGTTGAAttaaaaatgaacttgaaaatGAGCTAGTTTGGTTGAAATATTTGTAATTCTTATTTATTAAATGAACTTGGGCTAGATTCTAGTAAAATATTTTAAGGCATAATTAAACATGGGCcaacaataaataataaaagtatAAACTCTTCAATGGGCTATACATGCCCGCATCTCGAACATGACCTCTTCAATTACTTAGGTCTTAGGAGAACCAAGTAAGGAAACCAACTTTTCCTTAGAGTGTTTCAGCtaatttagagggtgtttggctgagcttataagctctttaaaattatttagaagcttataagttctttacAAATGTATTTGGCAAAATAAAatcttaaacaacttataagttactccctccgtccataaaatgag harbors:
- the LOC131008453 gene encoding glutathione S-transferase T2-like; its protein translation is MKGRWKRLNENENKWVAACKEANARRRSGMSDDDVEKEAHSIYEAYVDNQESGASSKRSKTSEDGGFSIPSNPETPTSKQSTATRPIGRDKAKRKGKELRAIRLTRDAEAELIKTRIELEREKLQRNTMNMKEKMLLQLLVKEHLSSEDKEMKQIAIQIVEAATANDEFFQQRRDATSRVGLSSLQKCTGAMWVLAYGTSSDVVDEYLRMSSSSTRDALVHFVEGVISCFGGTYLKRPNEQDLARLLYVGEQRGFPGMIGSIDCMHWEWKKCPNAWADQYTGRSGNPTIILEVVASYDLWI